One segment of Sander vitreus isolate 19-12246 chromosome 20, sanVit1, whole genome shotgun sequence DNA contains the following:
- the mrps26 gene encoding small ribosomal subunit protein mS26, with protein MFQVIGGRSIQVARLLAPRSAVLVEAVRGRKSRTDPVAKSKEGRIKVPPPVDPVEMVVLKERYTEYQLMMRALRLEFKEEVLRKKYEEETGSLAEERARQEAEEHRALMAFNNQENLRMLKLRILRIQKEKEEAERKQVEAAIQREQEQQESIKEKERDILKLQEEAKNFITLENLDQRIEEALDNPKNYNFAIDKEGRVVKQTMLQ; from the exons ATGTTCCAGGTTATCGGCGGGAGGAGCATCCAGGTGGCCCGGCTCCTCGCACCCAGGAGCGCCGTGCTCGTGGAAGCTGTCCGGGGAAGAAAGTCCCGCACAGACCCGGTGGCCAAGTCTAAAGAGGGGCGAATCAAAGTTCCTCCCCCGGTCGACCCGGTGGAGATGGTCGTCCTCAAGGAGAGATACACGGAGTACCAGTTGATGATGAGGGCGCTTCG GCTGGAGTTTAAGGAGGAGGTGCTTCGGAAGAAGTACGAGGAGGAGACGGGCTCCCTGGCGGAGGAGAGGGCGAGGCAGGAGGCGGAGGAGCATCGCGCCCTCATGGCCTTTAACAACCAGGAGAACCTCCGCATGCTCAAACTCCG GATTTTGAGGATCCAGAAGGAAAAGGAGGAAGCTGAGCGCAAGCAGGTAGAAGCTGCCATTCAGCGTGAACAAGAGCAGCAAGAATCCatcaaagaaaaagagagggacattttaaaattgcag GAGGAGGCCAAGAACTTCATCACATTGGAGAACTTGGATCAGCGTATAGAAGAAGCTCTGGACAATCCAAAGAATTACAACTTTGCCATTGACAAAGAAGGGAGAGTTGTTAAACAGACAATGCTGCAGTAA
- the neff2 gene encoding neurofilament light polypeptide encodes MSYDTFFSYRRPWDSYRGSQTTTKSSMSSSLYSSPRAPPSGKRIQRLASSSLPDRSERMDLAHASSLNTELLGVRSQEKEQLVDLNDRFATYIEKVRHLELQNRALLAELEALRRRQSEPSRLQTLYEGQSRSLRAMIDSENGEKMRMEAERDYLHDVYERMKERFEEEAGRRIDAEEALQRAREKANRAVLSNCDAEATVVSLCDEMVFLKKVFAEEQAELQAQLQVANISVDVEVSRPDLSTALRDIRAQYERLANKNMQTAEDWYKSKFASVAEMASKNNEAVHAIREETMEYRRLLQSRSSEIESLRNVIDSLNKQLEDLEETQDKEVAKYQMRISELERDITDAKQEMARYLRDYQDLLNVKMALDIEIAAYRKLLEGEEIRLAYPSLAILN; translated from the exons ATGAGCTATGATACCTTCTTCTCCTACCGCCGCCCTTGGGACAGCTACAGAGGCTCCCAAACCACCACCAAATCCTCGATGTCTTCCTCCCTCTACTCTTCTCCTCGAGCTCCTCCGTCTGGGAAGAGGATCCAGAGGCTGGCCTCCTCTTCCCTGCCAGACCGGTCTGAGCGGATGGACCTGGCTCATGCCAGCTCCCTCAACACAGAGCTGCTGGGCGTGCGCTCCCAGGAGAAGGAGCAGCTGGTGGACCTGAACGACCGCTTCGCCACCTACATCGAGAAGGTGAGGCACCTGGAGCTGCAGAACCGAGCCCTGCTGGCCGAGCTGGAGGCGCTGAGGAGGCGGCAGAGCGAGCCGTCCCGTCTGCAGACGCTCTATGAGGGGCAGTCGCGGAGTCTGAGGGCCATGATCGACTCGGAGAACGGCGAGAAGATGCGGATGGAGGCGGAGAGAGACTACCTGCATGACGTGTATGAGCGGATGAAGGAACGCTTTGAGGAGGAGGCGGGGCGGCGCATAGATGCTGAGGAGGCCCTGCAGAGGGCCAGGGAGAAGGCCAACAGGGCCGTGCTCTCCAACTGTGACGCCGAGGCCACCGTGGTCTCTCTCTGTGATGAGATGGTGTTCCTAAAGAAAGTCTTTGCAGAGGAGCAAGCGGAGCTGCAGGCCCAGCTGCAGGTGGCCAACATCAGCGTGGACGTGGAGGTGTCCCGTCCTGACCTCTCCACTGCCCTGCGGGACATCAGGGCACAGTACGAGCGGCTGGCAAACAAGAACATGCAAACCGCCGAAGACTGGTATAAGAGCAAGTTCGCAAGTGTGGCGGAGATGGCCAGCAAAAACAACGAGGCCGTGCACGCCATCCGGGAGGAGACCATGGAGTACCGGAGACTGCTTCAGTCCCGCTCTTCTGAGATCGAATCTCTCCGGAATGTCATCGACTCCCTGAACAAGCAGCTGGAGGATCTGGAGGAGACGCAGGACAAAGAGGTGGCAAAGTACCAG ATGAGGATAAGTGAGCTAGAGCGGGATATCACCGACGCCAAGCAGGAGATGGCGCGCTACCTGAGAGATTACCAAGACCTTCTCAATGTGAAGATGGCGCTGGACATTGAAATAGCTGCGTACAG gAAACTCCTGGAGGGAGAAGAGATCCGTCTGGCTTACCCTTCCCTTGCCATTCTTAACTAA